The Kluyvera intermedia genome includes the window CTTCTCCGGGCGTATGCGCCGTGGTACCGGCAGCCGGATTTGGCCGCCGTATGCAAACGGAATGCCCGAAACAATATCTCTCAATCGGTAACAAAACGATTCTCGAACACTCGGTGGATGCGCTACTGGCTAACGCCCGCATTCAGCGAGTGGTTATCGCCGTCTCCCCTGGCGACGAACGCTTCCAGCAACTCCCTCTTGCACTGCATCCCCAAATTACCGTCGTTGATGGCGGCGCTGAACGTGCCGACTCTGTGCTGGCTGGCCTGCGCGCGATTGATGATGCGCAATGGGTGCTGGTGCATGATGCCGCGCGTCCGTGTCTGCATCAGGACGATTTAGCGCGCCTGCTCACGTTAAGCGAAACCAGCCGCGTGGGCGGTATTCTGGCCGCGCCCGTTCGTGACACCATGAAGCGGGCTGAAAGCGGAAAATCGGCCATTGCCCACACCGTCGATCGTAACGATTTGTGGCACGCGCTGACGCCGCAGTTTTTCCCTCGCGAGCTGCTGCTGGCCTGTTTATCCCGCGCGCTGAACGAAGGCGCAACGATTACCGACGAAGCATCAGCGTTAGAGTATTGCGGCTTTCATCCCGAGTTGATTGCCGGTCGTGCTGATAATATTAAAGTGACGCGCCCGGAAGACCTGGCGCTCGCCCAATTTTACCTCACCCGCTTGGGTAACCCGGAGAAAGCATAATGCGAATTGGACACGGTTTTGACGTACACGCCTTTGGTGGCGTTGGCCCGATTATCATTGGCGGCGTACGTATCCCCTATGAAAAAGGGCTGCTGGCGCACTCCGACGGCGATGTGGCGCTGCATGCATTGACCGATGCCTTACTGGGGGCGGCGGCGTTGGGTGATATCGGCAAGCTGTTCCCGGACACCGACCCGGCTTTTAAAGGGGCTGACAGCCGCGCGCTGCTGCGTGAAGCCTGGCGTCGTGTACAGGCGAAGGGGTACACCCTTGGCAACGTCGACGTCACGATTATCGCTCAGGCACCAAAGATGCTGACGCACATCCCGCAAATGCGCGTGTTTATCGCTGAAGATCTGGGCTGTCATATGGATGATGTTAACGTCAAAGCGACCACCACTGAGAAGCTGGGCTTCACCGGGCGCGGGGAAGGCATCGCATGTGAAGCGGTGGCGCTGCTGAATAAGGCGACCTCATGATTCAGTTTGATGCACTGACTTATCTACACGGTAAGCCGCAAAGTACAGGGCAGTTAAAAGCCAATCCGGAAGATTTTCTGGTGGTCGAAGATTTAGGTTTTGAACCGGACGGCGAAGGCGAACATATCCTGGTGCGCATACTGAAAAATGGCTGCAACACCCGTTTTGTTGCCGAAGCGCTGGCGAAGTTTCTTAAAATCCACGCTCGCGAAGTCAGCTTCGCCGGTCAAAAAGATAAGCATGCGGTCACCGAACAGTGGCTGTGCGCGCGCGTACCGGGCAAAGAAATGCCGGATTTAAGCCAGTTCCAGCTCGAAGGGTGTCAAGTGCTGGAATACGCCCGCCATAAGCGTAAGCTGCGTTTAGGGGCGCTCAAGGGCAATCAATTCACGTTAATTTTGCGTGAAGTGAAAGGGCGTGATGACGTTGAAGCCCGTTTGCAGGCAATCGTTGACGGCGGCGTACCGAACTATTTTGGTGCTCAGCGCTTTGGTATCGGCGGTAGCAACCTGCATGGCGCGCTGCGCTGGGCAGAAAGCGGTGCACCGGTTCGTGATCGAAATAAACGCAGTTTTTGGTTGTCGGCAGCACGCAGCGCGTTGTTTAATCAGATTGTGAGTGAACGCCTAAAAAAAACGGACTTTAATCAAGTTGTTGACGGCGATGCGCTACAATTATCCGGGCGTGGCAGCTGGTTTGTTGCAGGCGTTGAAGAGCAGGCTTTATTGCAGGCACGCGTTGACGCGCGTGAACTGATGATTACCGCCGCGTTGCCAGGTACTGGCGATTGGGGAGCTCAGCGCGACGCGCTGGTATTTGAACAAACCGTGCTGGCCGAAGAGACCGCGTTACAGTCGCTACTGCAACGCGAAAAAGTCGAGGCCGCTCGCCGCGCAATGCTGCTTTATCCGCAGCAGCTTAGCTGGAACTGGTGGGACGATGTCACCGTCGAACTGCGTTTCTGGCTCCCGGCGGGCAGCTTTGCAACCAGCGTGGTAAGGGAACTTATCAATACAACAGGTGATTATGCGAATATTGCTGAGTAACGATGACGGGATCCATGCGCCAGGCATTCAGACGCTGGCCAGAGCCTTACGGGAATTTGCCGAGGTTCAGGTAGTTGCACCCGATCGTAACCGCAGTGGCGCATCGAATTCGCTGACGCTTGAGTCTTCGCTTCGCACTTTCACTTTCGATAACGGCGACATTGCCGTACAGATGGGCACACCAACGGATTGTGTCTATCTTGGCGTCAATGCGCTGATGCGTCCGGGGCCGGATATCGTGGTTTCTGGCATTAATGCCGGGCCGAATCTGGGCGATGATGTTATCTATTCTGGCACGGTAGCCGCCGCGATGGAGGGCCGTCATCTTGGCCTACCCGCGCTTGCCGTATCGCTCAACGGTCACCAGCACTATGAAACCGCCGCCGCCGTGACCTGCTCGCTACTGCGCGCATTAGCACGCGAACCGCTGCGTACCGGGCGTATCCTGAATGTTAACGTTCCCGATTTGCCGCTTGACCAAATCAAAGGCATTCGCGTGACGCGCTGCGGCAGCCGTCATCCTGCGGATAAAGTGATTCCGCAGCAAGATCCTCGGGGCAATACGCTCTACTGGATTGGCCCACCGGGCGAAAAATGCGATGCCGGCCCGGACACCGATTTTGCCGCCGTTGATGAAGGGTATGTCTCGGTGACACCGTTACATGTGGATCTCACGGCCCAGAGTGCGCGAGAGGTGGTCTCTGGCTGGCTGGAGCAGGTGAGGGTCGACGCGCAATGGTAGTCAGTAAACGCATCCAGAGCCTGCTCAATCAGCTTCAACAATTGGGTATCCGCGATGAACGGGTGCTCGATGCGATGGCGAAAGTGCCGCGCGAAAAATTTATTGATGAAGCGTTTGAACACAGCGCGTGGGATAACGTTGCGCTGCCCATCGGCCAAGGGCAGACGATTTCGCAGCCATACATGGTGGCGCGAATGACCGAATTGCTGGAACTTACCCCGGAGTGCCGGGTGCTGGAGATTGGCACCGGTTCGGGCTATCAGACGGCCATCCTGGCACATTTAGTTCATCACGTCTGTTCTGTGGAACGTATAAAGAGCCTGCAATGGCACGCGCGGCGTCGCCTGAAGCAGCTTGATTTGCACAATGTATCGACCCGCCATGGCGATGGTTGGCAGGGGTGGCAGGCTCGCGCCCCATTTGACGCCATCATCGTGACGGCGGCTCCGCTGGAAATTCCGGTTGCGCTGATGTCGCAGCTTGATGAAGGCGGTATTCTCGTTTTACCCGTGGGCGATGATCAGCAGTATCTGAAACGCGTTCATCGGCGGGGAGGCGAATTCATTATTGATACCGTAGAGGCTGTTCGCTTCGTTCCCCTGGTGAAGGGGGAGCTGGCCTGAGACCCGGATTTTTCTGAAGGTTTTCGGCACAATTCAGCGTATGGTGAACACGTTTTCCAGTGTTTACGACGTGCGTTGCGCGGTATTAAGTCACTGGCAGTTAACCTATTCCTGGGGGATAAATGAGCGCGGGAAGCCCTAAATTTACCGTTAATCGTGTGGTGGCATTGTCACTGATTTCACTTTGGCTGGCAGGTTGTTCTTCATCGAATAACGCCCCAGCGCCAGTCAGCTCCGTTAATAGCAATGGATCCAGCAGCACCAATTCCGGCATGCTGATTACGCCGCCGCCAAAAATGGGCACCACGGCACAATCAACACCTCAGATTCAACCGGTACAGCCGGTTCAGACTCAGCCTATACAAACCCAGCAACCCGTGGCGCAGCCGGTAGCACAGCAACCGGTGCAAGTTGAAAATGGGCACATCGTCTACAACCGCAAATACGGCGATATTCCAAAGGGTAGCTACGCAGGTGGCAGCACCTATACCGTTAAGCATGGCGATACCTTGTTCTATATTGCCTGGGTTACCGGCAACGACTTCCGCGACCTTGCGCAGCGCAACAATGTTGCTGCGCCTTACGGCCTGAACGTCGGTCAGGTGCTGCAGGTTGGCAATGCTTCTGGTCAGCCAATTACCGGTAATAACCCGGTTGCGGTAGCCAGCGCACAGAGCAGTAGCGGGAATACCGGATTAGTCTCAAAACCTGCACAAAATTCCACCACGCCTGTTGCGTCGACTACCACAATTACGTATTCTGAGGATTCAGGTGAACAAAGTGCTAACAAAATGTTGCCTAACAACAAGCCTGCGACGACTACTGTCGTAGCGCCTGTAACAGCACCAGTTGCGAGCACCGCCGTACCGACTGCCAGCAGTACATCAACCAGTGCGCCTATCTCGGCATGGCGCTGGCCAACTGACGGCAAGATTATTGAAAACTTTAGCGGCACCGACGGTGGCAACAAAGGGATCGATATCGCGGGCAGTAAAGGACAGGCAATCGTCGCAACCGCTGATGGGCGCGTCGTCTATGCCGGTAACGCACTGCGCGGTTACGGTAATCTTATTATCATCAAACACAACGATGATTACCTGAGTGCTTACGCTCATAACGATACGATGCTCGTAAAAGAGCAACAAGATATCAAGGCGGGGCAGAAAATCGCTACCATGGGTAGCACAGGTACCAGTTCGACACGTTTGCATTTTGAAATTCGTTACAAGGGGAAATCCGTCAACCCGCTGCAGTATTTACCGCAGCGATAATGCGGCAAAGTCCTTCACATGAACGCTTTCAGGTGGCATCAGCAGCTGCAGAAGCCGCCTGATAAGTGACATGTTAAGGTGCATTGCCTGGGGATCACGGGTAGGAGCCACCTTAATGAGTCAGAATACGCTGAAAGTTCATGATTTAAATGAAGATGCGGAGTTTGATGAGAATGGAGCAGAGATTTTGATGAAAAAGTCCTGAATGAAGAGGAACCCAGTGACAGCGAACTCGCCGAAGAGGAGCTTTTATCGCAGGGTGCCACTCAACGTGTACTCGATGCGACTCAGCTTTATCTGGGTGAGATCGGTTATTCTCCATTATTAACCGCAGAAGAAGAAGTTTACTTTGCTCGTCGTGCCCTGCGTGGCGATGTGGCCTCGCGCCGTCGGATGATTGAAAGCAACCTCCGTCTGGTCGTGAAAATTGCTCGCCGTTATGGCAATCGTGGTCTGGCGCTGCTGGATCTTATCGAAGAGGGCAATCTGGGGCTGATTCGCGCCGTAGAGAAGTTCGACCCGGAGCGTGGGTTCCGCTTTTCAACCTATGCCACGTGGTGGATTCGTCAGACCATTGAACGGGCTATTATGAATCAAACCCGTACCATTCGTCTGCCAATCCATATTGTAAAAGAGCTGAACGTCTATCTGCGTACCGCTCGTGAACTGTCGCATAAACTGGACCACGAGCCGAGCGCCGAAGAGATAGCCGAACAGCTGGATAAGCCGGTTGATGACGTTAGCCGTATGCTGCGTCTCAATGAACGCATCACATCAGTTGATACGCCGCTGGGCGGAGATTCAGAAAAAGCGCTGCTGGATATCCTGGCCGATGAAAATGAAAACGGCCCGGAAGACACCACGCAGGACGATGATATGAAACAAAGCATCGTCAAATGGCTGTTCGAACTGAACGCCAAGCAGCGTGAGGTGTTGGCTCGTCGCTTTGGCCTGTTGGGCTATGAAGCGGCGACGCTGGAAGATGTTGGCCGTGAAATCGGTCTGACCCGTGAACGCGTGCGTCAGATTCAGGTTGAAGGCTTGCGCCGTCTGCGTGAAATTTTGCAGACTCAGGGGCTTAGCATCGAAGCGTTATTCCGCGAGTAAGATACTTTTCTTAAAAAGGCTCAATCCGATGATTGAGCCTTTTCCTTTTCTGGCTTTGTGCCGTTATCCCTGAGCTGTCTCATGCAGATGTAGCCAGATGATTTTATCTTCTTGCTGACGCAACACCGCTGTCGACCAGCGCTGTGTGGCCGGTTTGCCGGGTAAATGCTGGGTTTCCTGATAGACAACCGTTGCCCCATCGTCCCATTCACTCAGTACAGCGGCATTATCGATGACAATCTTCAAACCTGGACGGCAGGCGCCAGCTCCCTGGAAAAAGGCGCTAACTGCTTGATAATTCATCCGAGCCCCGCTGGGCGGAATCATCGTAAAATCGGTGCTAAAGCGATGCATTAGGGCATCCGCGCTCCCTTCACCGCGACCGAGCCAGTTTTCGATAAGTACGTGGGCGTCGATGACTTCTTGAATATAGCGATTCATGTATTCTCCATTTTGCGATGCAGGTGAGCAAAGGGATTAATCTTTCGGCTCTTGTGATATCAGGGTATGGATGAGACGGGAGAAATGCTGGCGCTCATCGGCGCTTAATCGTCCCAGAAACTCTTCATCAACGGCATTGCCCAACGGGATGGCGTGGGTCAGTAAAGCTTCGCCCTCAGCCGTTAAGAAGACAAAACGGCGACGTTTATCTGCCGGATCGTGTTCACGGCGCACCAGGCCGCGCTGCTCCATTCGGCTTAACATTTCCGCCAGCGTCGCTTTTGTACTCACTGCCGCTTCCGTTAGCGTGACCTGTTCAATACCCGGGTGCTCAGAAATAGCGCGCAATACCGCGTACTGCGGTTTGGTGAGATCTGGCAGGTCATGCTGCCAACGTGCCGTATGTTGCTGGAAAAGCTGGCGCAGTAAATGGAACGCCTCGTTTCTTAATTCCATGAGAACTCCGTAAAAAAACATCGCTTCTATGATAGCCGTTCGCGATGCTTTTGCGCATATTTCCTGCTTTGATTAAAAATGTGACCGTGTACGAACAAACTTGCACTCAAGAGCGATACGGCGTACCTTCATCTAAAATGTTCGTATACGAACAATGTGTGAGGTGATGATGAAATTGATTGTCGGAATGACTGGAGCCACCGGCGCTCCATTGGGGGTTGCTTTACTCAAGGCATTACGTGACATGCCGGAAGTGGAAACCCACCTGGTGTTGTCGAAGTGGGCCAGGACCACTATAGAGCTGGAGACCCCGTATAGCGCGCGCGAAGTGACTGAGTTGGCCGATTTCACGCATAGCCCCGCCGATCAAGCCGCCATCATCTCATCAGGTTCCTTCCGCACCGACGGCATGATTATCATCCCATGCAGTATGAAAACGCTGGCCGGTATCCGTGCCGGTTATGCCGACGGGCTGGTGGGACGCGCCGCCGATGTGGTGCTGAAAGAGGGACGCAAGCTAGTGCTTGTCCCGCGTGAAATGCCGCTCAGTACCATCCATCTTGAAAATATGCTGGCCTTATCTCGTATGGGCGTGGCGATGGTGCCGCCGATGCCAGCGTATTACAACCACCCGGAAACGATTGACGATGTCACCCATCACGTGGTGACGCGTGTGCTGGATCAATTTGGTCTTGAGCACCACAAAGCGCGTCGCTGGAGCGGGTTACGTGCCGCGAATTTTTCACAGGAGAATGCATAATGGCTTTTGATGATTTACGCAGTTTTTTGCAGGCGCTGGAAGACCAGGGGCAGCTGCTGAAAATCAGCGAGGAGGTAAACGCTGAGCCGGATCTGGCAGCGGCCGCGAACGCGACCGGCCGTATCGGTGACGGTGCCCCTGCGCTGTGGTTTGACAATATTCGTGGCTTTACCGACGCGCGTGTCACCATGAACACGATTGGCTCCTGGCAAAACCACGCCATTTCAATGGGGCTGCCGATGAACACGCCGGTCAGAAAGCAGATTGATGAGTTTATCCGTCGTTGGGATAAGTTCCCCGTGGCCCCAGAGCGCCGTGCCAATCCCGCATGGGCTGAAAATATCGTCGATGGCGAAGACATCAACCTGTTCGATATCCTGCCGCTGTTTCGTTTAAACGACGGGGACGGTGGTTTTTATCTGGATAAGGCCTGTGTGGTGTCGCGCGACCCGCTTGATCCGGATAACTTTGGTAAGCAGAACGTCGGTATCTACCGAATGGAAGTCAAAGGCAAACGCAAGCTGGGCCTACAGCCGATCCCAATGCATGATATCGCGCTGCATCTGCACAAAGCGGAAGAGCGCGGAGAAGACTTACCGATTGCGATTACGCTCGGCAACGATCCGATCATCACCCTGATGGGCGCAACGCCGCTGAAATACGATCAGTCGGAATACGAAATGGCTGGCGCACTACGTGAAAGCCCCTATCCGATTGCGACCGCACCGCTAACCGGTTTTGACGTACCGTGGGGTTCGGAAGTGATCCTCGAGGGCGTTATCGAGGGTCGCAAACGTGAGATCGAAGGGCCGTTCGGTGAATTCACCGGGCACTACTCCGGTGGCCGTAATATGACGGTGGTGCGTATCGATAAAGTCTCTTATCGCAGCAAACCGATTTTTGAATCGCTCTATCTCGGTATGCCGTGGACTGAAATCGACTACCTGATGGGCCCGGCGACCTGCGTGCCGCTGTATCAGCAACTGAAAGCTGAGTTCCCGGAAGTGCAGGCGGTGAACGCCATGTACACCCACGGATTGCTAGCGATTATCTCGACCAAAAAACGCTACGGCGGCTTTGCCCGCGCGGTGGGTCTGCGTGCGATGACCACGCCACATGGCCTGGGCTATGTGAAGATGGTGATTATGGTCGATGAAGATGTTGATCCGTTTAACCTGCCGCAGGTGATGTGGGCATTGTCGTCGAAAGTTAACGCTGCGGGCGATCTCGTGCAATTGCCGAACATGTCGGTGTTGGAACTTGACCCTGGCTCAAGCCCGGCGGGGATCACTGACAAATTGATTATCGACGCCACTACGCCGGTTGCGCCGGACAACCGTGGTCACTACAGCCAACCGGTACAGGACTTACCTGAAACCAAAGCCTGGGCTGAAAAACTGACCGCTATGCTGGTTAACCGTAAGTAAGGAGGAAAAGATGATTTGTCCACGTTGCGCCGATGAGAATATTGAAGTGATGGCGAAATCGCCGGTAAAAGATGTCTGGACGGTATACCAGTGCCAGCACTGCTTGTACACCTGGCGAGATACCGAACCGCTACGCCGCACCAGTCGCGAGCACTACCCTGAAGCGTTCCGCATGACGCAGAAAGATATTGATGATGCACCGATGGTGCCGAGCATCCCGCCGCTGTTGGCGAAAGATAAACGCTAAAAGACTAAGCAGCGACGGATTAACCCGTCGCTGCTATTTTATCAATGCCGCGCTGCCAGCGAGTCAACTTCCCAAGCTACCATAATCAATCTGGGAAGGCGGAGTTAGCACGCAAGAATTGGCGAGAATTTATCGCAAAATACGCGCCAGATCACAAACAAAATAGCGCTAGTACAATGATTTTTAAATACATCTTATTTCATGATATGTAAATATAAACATGATTTTAAAAACAGTATTGACTCTTGTTTTTAAGTGTGTAAATTAGGTTTTAACAGCACAGTGAAAGAAGTTAGTGTTTATTAAGAAGTACTGGGGTAAGCCATTTTGCAATAAGGCCACGAAGTTTGTAGTTTGGGATGTAATATGTTTTAAGGCCTCGTAGTGATTGTGCTGGAAAGCGAAATGGTAGAGTATGCGCGACGATGTAAGGCCTTGTTTTAAATTGGTATGTTGTGATTACTGCATCATGGTAAACGCAACGGTAATAAGGCAACGCATCAAAGAGTATATGTCGCGATGGGGGATGTACTTGTTTAAGGCGCCATGCTTAAGTTCGTGATAACGCTGGCGATGTGTGTAGCAGGATAACTAGAGGGAGGTTTTTAAGTTTTAATGCCCAATATTATCTGTAGTAAACGGGTGCATTTGAAAGCAGTATAAATTGAAGTAGCAAATCACTAAGTTAATTAATGTTAAATCTGAAGTTTGTAGTACCTTAAAAGCCCTTACCATCATGGTGAGGGCTTTTTCTTATCTGCTGCTCGCACACATTCTTATCCTTCGATAAACTCAACATCTGGAAAATCCAGGCGTAAGATTACGAAGGTACCGCTTCAGCGCATCTGAAGCGGTACAGATGATTACACCATTCCCTTCAAACGATAAATCCACTCCAGCGCCTGACGTGGCGTGAGCGAATCCGGATCCAGATTCTCCAGCGCCTCTACGGCAGGGGATGCTTCTTCAGGTGCGGATAACAGCGACATTTGCGTACCATCAACCTGAGTCGCCGCGGCATTCGGCGAGAGGCTTTCCAGTTCGCGCAGTTTCTGACGCGCGCGCTTAATCACCTCTTTTGGCACACCGGCAAGCTGGGCAACGGCTAAACCGTAGCTCTTGCTAGCCGCACCGTCCTGCACACTGTGCATAAAGGCGATGGTGTCTCCGTGCTCCAGTGCATCCAGATGTACGTTCGCAACGCCTTCCATTTTCTCAGGTAGCTGAGTTAGCTCGAAGTAGTGGGTGGCGAACAGGGTCAGCGCTTTGATCTTATTCGCCAGATTTTCCGCACAGGCCCACGCCAATGACAAGCCGTCGTAGGTCGATGTCCCGCGCCCAATTTCATCCATTAACACCAGGCTGTGCTCGGTTGCGTTATGCAGGATATTCGCAGTTTCGGTCATCTCCACCATAAAGGTTGAGCGGCCGGAAGCCAGATCATCTGCTGCGCCGACGCGGGTAAAGATGCGGTCGATAGGGCCAATCTCTACGCTCTGTGCCGGGACGTAGCTGCCGATATAGGCCAGCAACGCAATCAGCGCGGTTTGCCGCATATAGGTACTTTTACCCCCCATATTCGGCCCGGTGATGATGAGCATCCGACGCTGTGGTGTCAGGTTTAACGGGTTTGCGATAAACGGCTCATGGAGAACCTGCTCGACCACCGGGTGACGACCTTCGGTAATACGAATACCGGGTTTATCGGTAAAGCGTGGGCAGGTGTAGTTAAGCGAATAGGCACGTTCTGCCAGGTTAACCAGCACGTCCAGTTCTGCCAGCGCGTTAGCGCTCTGCTGCAAATCGCCAAGGTGTGGCAACAGCAGCTCGAACAACTCGTCATAAAGCTGTTTTTCCAGCGCCAGCGCTTTGCCTTTTGAGGTCAGAACTTTGTCTTCGTACTCTTTAAGCTCAGGAATAATATAGCGTTCGGCATTTTTCAGCGTCTGGCGGCGCACATAGTTGATCGGTGCCAGATGGCTCTGCCCACGGCTTATTTGAATGTAATAACCGTGTACCGCATTAAAGCCGACTTTTAAGGTATCGAGACCGGTACGCTCGCGCTCGCGGATCTCCAGACGATCAAGATAGTCGGTTGCACCGTCGGCCAGCGCGCGCCACTCATCAAGCTCTTCGTGATAACCCGGCGCAATCACGCCACCATCACGAACCAGTACCGGTGGCGCATCAATAATGGCGCGTTCCAGCAGCTCGCGCAGTTCAACGAACTCGCCCATTTTTTCACGCAGCATCTGCACCGGGGCGCTATCGACGCTCAGAAGCTGTGCGCGCAGTTCCGGCAATTGCTGGAAAGCGTGACGCATACGTGCAAGATCCCGTGGACGTGCGGTACGCAGCGCCAGACGGGCCAGAATACGTTCCAGATCGCCGACCTGACGCAGCACCGGCTGCAATTCAGCGGTGGTGTCCTGCAAAGCGCCGATAGTTTGCTGGCGTTCGGTCAGGGTTTTGGTATCACGCACCGGCATATGCAGCCAGCGCTTGAGCATACGGCTGCCCATCGGCGTGACGGTACAGTCGAGGACCGACGCGAGAGTATTTTCCAGCCCACCGGCCAGATTCTGGGTGATCTCCAGATTACGGCGCGTGGCAGCATCCATCACGATACTGTCCTGCTGGCGATCCATGGTGATGGAGCGAATGTGCGGCAGCGAAGTTCGTTGCGTATCTTTAACGTATTGCAGCAGACAACCCGCAGCGCAAAGACCACGCGGTGCGCCTTCAACGCCAAAACCGACCAAATCACGTGTGCCAAACTGCATATTCAGCTGCTGGCGCGCAGTGTCGATTTCAAACTCCCACAGCGGACGACGGCGCAGGCCACGACGGCCTTCAATCAATGCCGTTTCGGCAAAGTTTTCGGCATACAGCAGCTCAGCAGGGTTGGTGCGCTGCAGTTCAGCGGCCATGGTTTCCCGGTCAGCGGGTTCGCTAACACGAAAACGTCCAGAGCTAATATCCAGCGTCGCATAGCC containing:
- the surE gene encoding 5'/3'-nucleotidase SurE produces the protein MRILLSNDDGIHAPGIQTLARALREFAEVQVVAPDRNRSGASNSLTLESSLRTFTFDNGDIAVQMGTPTDCVYLGVNALMRPGPDIVVSGINAGPNLGDDVIYSGTVAAAMEGRHLGLPALAVSLNGHQHYETAAAVTCSLLRALAREPLRTGRILNVNVPDLPLDQIKGIRVTRCGSRHPADKVIPQQDPRGNTLYWIGPPGEKCDAGPDTDFAAVDEGYVSVTPLHVDLTAQSAREVVSGWLEQVRVDAQW
- a CDS encoding protein-L-isoaspartate(D-aspartate) O-methyltransferase; the encoded protein is MVVSKRIQSLLNQLQQLGIRDERVLDAMAKVPREKFIDEAFEHSAWDNVALPIGQGQTISQPYMVARMTELLELTPECRVLEIGTGSGYQTAILAHLVHHVCSVERIKSLQWHARRRLKQLDLHNVSTRHGDGWQGWQARAPFDAIIVTAAPLEIPVALMSQLDEGGILVLPVGDDQQYLKRVHRRGGEFIIDTVEAVRFVPLVKGELA
- a CDS encoding non-oxidative hydroxyarylic acid decarboxylases subunit B, with the protein product MKLIVGMTGATGAPLGVALLKALRDMPEVETHLVLSKWARTTIELETPYSAREVTELADFTHSPADQAAIISSGSFRTDGMIIIPCSMKTLAGIRAGYADGLVGRAADVVLKEGRKLVLVPREMPLSTIHLENMLALSRMGVAMVPPMPAYYNHPETIDDVTHHVVTRVLDQFGLEHHKARRWSGLRAANFSQENA
- the ispF gene encoding 2-C-methyl-D-erythritol 2,4-cyclodiphosphate synthase, translated to MRIGHGFDVHAFGGVGPIIIGGVRIPYEKGLLAHSDGDVALHALTDALLGAAALGDIGKLFPDTDPAFKGADSRALLREAWRRVQAKGYTLGNVDVTIIAQAPKMLTHIPQMRVFIAEDLGCHMDDVNVKATTTEKLGFTGRGEGIACEAVALLNKATS
- a CDS encoding non-oxidative hydroxyarylic acid decarboxylases subunit C → MAFDDLRSFLQALEDQGQLLKISEEVNAEPDLAAAANATGRIGDGAPALWFDNIRGFTDARVTMNTIGSWQNHAISMGLPMNTPVRKQIDEFIRRWDKFPVAPERRANPAWAENIVDGEDINLFDILPLFRLNDGDGGFYLDKACVVSRDPLDPDNFGKQNVGIYRMEVKGKRKLGLQPIPMHDIALHLHKAEERGEDLPIAITLGNDPIITLMGATPLKYDQSEYEMAGALRESPYPIATAPLTGFDVPWGSEVILEGVIEGRKREIEGPFGEFTGHYSGGRNMTVVRIDKVSYRSKPIFESLYLGMPWTEIDYLMGPATCVPLYQQLKAEFPEVQAVNAMYTHGLLAIISTKKRYGGFARAVGLRAMTTPHGLGYVKMVIMVDEDVDPFNLPQVMWALSSKVNAAGDLVQLPNMSVLELDPGSSPAGITDKLIIDATTPVAPDNRGHYSQPVQDLPETKAWAEKLTAMLVNRK
- a CDS encoding MarR family winged helix-turn-helix transcriptional regulator; the encoded protein is MELRNEAFHLLRQLFQQHTARWQHDLPDLTKPQYAVLRAISEHPGIEQVTLTEAAVSTKATLAEMLSRMEQRGLVRREHDPADKRRRFVFLTAEGEALLTHAIPLGNAVDEEFLGRLSADERQHFSRLIHTLISQEPKD
- the nlpD gene encoding murein hydrolase activator NlpD, coding for MSLWLAGCSSSNNAPAPVSSVNSNGSSSTNSGMLITPPPKMGTTAQSTPQIQPVQPVQTQPIQTQQPVAQPVAQQPVQVENGHIVYNRKYGDIPKGSYAGGSTYTVKHGDTLFYIAWVTGNDFRDLAQRNNVAAPYGLNVGQVLQVGNASGQPITGNNPVAVASAQSSSGNTGLVSKPAQNSTTPVASTTTITYSEDSGEQSANKMLPNNKPATTTVVAPVTAPVASTAVPTASSTSTSAPISAWRWPTDGKIIENFSGTDGGNKGIDIAGSKGQAIVATADGRVVYAGNALRGYGNLIIIKHNDDYLSAYAHNDTMLVKEQQDIKAGQKIATMGSTGTSSTRLHFEIRYKGKSVNPLQYLPQR
- the ispD gene encoding 2-C-methyl-D-erythritol 4-phosphate cytidylyltransferase, with the translated sequence MAVTSPGVCAVVPAAGFGRRMQTECPKQYLSIGNKTILEHSVDALLANARIQRVVIAVSPGDERFQQLPLALHPQITVVDGGAERADSVLAGLRAIDDAQWVLVHDAARPCLHQDDLARLLTLSETSRVGGILAAPVRDTMKRAESGKSAIAHTVDRNDLWHALTPQFFPRELLLACLSRALNEGATITDEASALEYCGFHPELIAGRADNIKVTRPEDLALAQFYLTRLGNPEKA
- a CDS encoding non-oxidative hydroxyarylic acid decarboxylases subunit D codes for the protein MICPRCADENIEVMAKSPVKDVWTVYQCQHCLYTWRDTEPLRRTSREHYPEAFRMTQKDIDDAPMVPSIPPLLAKDKR
- the truD gene encoding tRNA pseudouridine(13) synthase TruD: MIQFDALTYLHGKPQSTGQLKANPEDFLVVEDLGFEPDGEGEHILVRILKNGCNTRFVAEALAKFLKIHAREVSFAGQKDKHAVTEQWLCARVPGKEMPDLSQFQLEGCQVLEYARHKRKLRLGALKGNQFTLILREVKGRDDVEARLQAIVDGGVPNYFGAQRFGIGGSNLHGALRWAESGAPVRDRNKRSFWLSAARSALFNQIVSERLKKTDFNQVVDGDALQLSGRGSWFVAGVEEQALLQARVDARELMITAALPGTGDWGAQRDALVFEQTVLAEETALQSLLQREKVEAARRAMLLYPQQLSWNWWDDVTVELRFWLPAGSFATSVVRELINTTGDYANIAE
- a CDS encoding DUF4440 domain-containing protein yields the protein MNRYIQEVIDAHVLIENWLGRGEGSADALMHRFSTDFTMIPPSGARMNYQAVSAFFQGAGACRPGLKIVIDNAAVLSEWDDGATVVYQETQHLPGKPATQRWSTAVLRQQEDKIIWLHLHETAQG